DNA sequence from the Marinilongibacter aquaticus genome:
CGTATAGATAGCAATGTTTTGGGGAGGGTTACAGTTTCGGTTCTTCTTCTTTACTAAATAGGTTTTTGAAAGATCTCTTCATTAAATTTTATTATTGCTAACGTTCTGTATATGGTGTCGTGGATGACGTTAGGAAGCCATGCACTATATATCTTGTTGTGCTTTCGTTTTTTTCTTTAATTATTAGTTTTCATTCTAAGTGTGATTTCCCCAATATTATAGGCATAAATAGAAGCTGGTAGAAAAGTAAATCTCAAGTCTTTAGTTTCTTTCATTCCTATTTGATCGATTGAAGTGACAACCGCAGCTTTAAGTTTATTTGTTTCACAAAATTTAATTAAACTTTTCAATTCTTGTGGTTTGTTAAAATATCGATTACTCCACTTAATTTCTACCCCCCAAACAGGTTTGTAATTCTTATCGTCTACTAAAACAAGGTCTACTTCTCCTTCTTTTCTGCCGTCTTTCCATCTAGCATAGGTTAAATCTAGTTGTTCCCGATGCATCCATTGTGAAAGAATTGCAGTTTCAACCATGTTTCCCATTTCTTGATCTGTTTCACTTATTGGTGAAAATAAAGCAGTACGAAGCGATGGATTAGTTAGGTATACTTTGAAGCTTGTAATCCTTTTTAGTCTTTTTGCATTAACTCCGACTTTGTTTAATACTTTAATTAAAAATGCTGCTTCTAAATATTCTAGATATTTTTTTAATGTATCTTTTTGAATTCCACTTTCTCTAGACATTGCCTCATACGAAAATTCATTTCCCGTATTATAAGCTATATATGTGAAAAACCTGTTTAATTCTTGTACGTCTTTGATGCCATACAAACTTGGTAAATCTCTAAGAAGAACTTTGTCTACAATATCATTTTTCACATATCTACCCATATCGCCTTGTATTCTTTCAGATAGCACAACCTCTGGATATCCTCCAAAATTCAAATAATGAATGAATTCTTTATTTAAAGCTTTTGAATCATGAGTTAAGCAATACTCTATATCCTTGTCTCCATATTGAATATCACCTTCAAAAATTAAATGGTCTAGATTTTTTAGATGAATATACTCCTGAAATGTCAACGGAGGTAATAAGAAATCAGTAAATCTACCCGCTCCACTTTCTGTACTATGCCATTTCAATGCTGCAGCTGCTGAACCTGAAACAATGAATTTAGTTTCTGGATATGAGTCAACCAATACTTTTAAATGTCTTTCCCAATCCTTCAAGTATTGTATTTCATCAAAAAAAACGTAACAACCATTAAGATTGTCAAGGTTTAAAGATTCTTTACAAAGGGTTAAAACGTCTTCTAAGCTTAAGTTGACATAAATCGGGTTATCGATTCCAATAAAGAATAGTTTATGAGGATTTGTTCCTTCATTTAGTAAGTTCCCAATGCAATGAAATAGCATTACCGTTTTACCTACTCTTCTTGGTCCCATTAAAACTAATGCCCTTTTTATACTTCTTTCAAGGACAAATGGATAAAAGAGATCGAAATATAATCTTTTGGACATTGATCTATAAGTGTCTGGAATCTCTTTGGTAATCCACCACGGATTTTCGTATCGAAGACGTTCGATAATCTTTTCTGTTGGGATAGGGTTTAGCGGTGTCATATTTTCATCTTAATAATACAAATATACTAAAATAAGAAGATTGTAAACTGTCTATTGTTGTGTTTTTGGCCTGATAAGTATATTTCTGGAGTAAAAATTAGTTAATCTGACAATCGAATATTCTGTTTAATAAAGCACAACATTTCGATAAACGAACTCAAAACCCTCGAGTGTTGCATATATCTATTATTTACGAGCCTGACTTTGGCTTATCTTTACCAAAATTACGGAAAGGGTTTACTTTTTTTGAAGGCAGGAGTTTGGGCATTTCAAACGAAAAAAGCCTTCCGATTTGGAAGGCTTTTGTACCGTGGATGAGTTATTCTTAGAACATTTGAACAGTGTTTTGAGCATTATTGAAGAGATAATAAAGGATAAAAAAAATAAGGCCTGACGTGACTTTAGATACTTTGCTCCTAACGATTCCTCGAGAAGATATCAAGTTCTTAAGGTTTATAAAAAACTATCCCAGTCTTTTGGCTTGATGTTTGTACGAATTCCATCAATTTGGCAATTGGCTGGTGGGGGCGACGTACAACCAGGAGAATAAAGAAATGATGGCACATTGGAAATTTCTTCGAAATACTCCTTGCTGGGATCTTTTGTGATTAGTGGGGCATTGACTTCGTCTCTCTTTACCCAGAGACCATAAACCTGCTGGCCAGCTACGAGAAAGTAACCAAGGGCAATATCATTGACATTGTTCTGATTATAAATGTTGCCAACAATAGCAGGAGGGGTCGGATCAAAAAGCGAACCAGAATTCGAGAAACTTTCAAACAATTTGAAATATTCATAAGCTTCCTCATGAATGTTGTTCTGATGGATTTCTAAGAAATATGCCTCCGTAGTACTCCGGGGTATTCGGAATATGTTAATGTCATTATTTGTCCCATTGGCTAAATCTTTGTCGCTGAATATCCTAAACTTCTGGATAAGTTTGTAATTCCAACATGTGTTGACTTGATAACAGGGGAATCCATAGTAGCCGGCAGGTGAGTAAGTATTTAAGGGGGTAGAGTTGCAATTCTTGAAAAGAGAAGTACAACTGTTCCCGTCTTTGTCATAACGAACACTATTTGGACAAGAAGCACAATAATTCGCTCTTTTGTAGTTTATGAAATTAAAGTATTGATACTTCGGAGGGATTTTCTTTTCGCCCAAATTCACCAGTATTTCCATCGTTGATTCTGTGGAATTGAAACGATTGGTAATATTGAGTGGTTTTTGTGCAGCTAATAGAGTGTCCCGAGTCGAGGTATAAACATTTCCGTCAGGCAGGTCTATTTTCAATTGATAAGAATTTCCCACTGTCCCGCGAAACGATTTATTTTCTGGCAAAAAGGCTTTTGCTCCGCCATGAAAACGAAAGTGGATTGCGGTCGTCCCATTCTCAATTACTTTTACGATTGCATCAGAAATGGGGGAGAGCCCAGCATATGATTGCCCTTCTGAACTGTAATTGACTTTTACATAGCAAGAGTCCACATCGAAGATTCGCCCCTCAACAACTAGTTTTTTATTTTCATTTTTAACCTGATAGTCGAAAGGTGATACACAGGCGAGAAAGAAAATACCAAGACAAATTGATATGGGCAGTTTGTTCATTTGATTTTGAAGTTATAGGATAGCGAAGGGATGGCCGAGGCGAATACAGAAAGACGATAAGCTTGCACCGAGCCTATCCTGTTATTGAAAAATACAGAATAAATGTTTTTATGGGCGTATAAATTATACACATTGAAACTCCAACTGCCTCTGTATTTGCCCTTTTTTTGAGAGGGATTGTTTATTGTCCAAGCGAAATCTAACCTGTGATATGCTGGAATCCGTTCCGTATTTCTAGATCCATATACCGGAACTACGCGATTTTCGAGCCTTATAAGGTTTTCCGGTGCCGTAAACGGCCGACCGGATGAGAAAGTGAAAGCGAATGAAAAATGGTGAATGGGGGACTGTTGAATTTTGATATTGGCATTGAAACAATGTGGCCTGTCGATGTTTGATGCAAACCAGTTCCCTCCGTTGATTTGATTCAGGAAGGAATTTCCCCTCACGCGGTTTAAAGAACGGCTATAGGTGTAGTTTATCGAGAATATGGAATTCCCCAAGTCCTTTTTTAACATAAATTCAAGACCATAGGCCCTGTTTTG
Encoded proteins:
- a CDS encoding ATP-binding protein, whose product is MTPLNPIPTEKIIERLRYENPWWITKEIPDTYRSMSKRLYFDLFYPFVLERSIKRALVLMGPRRVGKTVMLFHCIGNLLNEGTNPHKLFFIGIDNPIYVNLSLEDVLTLCKESLNLDNLNGCYVFFDEIQYLKDWERHLKVLVDSYPETKFIVSGSAAAALKWHSTESGAGRFTDFLLPPLTFQEYIHLKNLDHLIFEGDIQYGDKDIEYCLTHDSKALNKEFIHYLNFGGYPEVVLSERIQGDMGRYVKNDIVDKVLLRDLPSLYGIKDVQELNRFFTYIAYNTGNEFSYEAMSRESGIQKDTLKKYLEYLEAAFLIKVLNKVGVNAKRLKRITSFKVYLTNPSLRTALFSPISETDQEMGNMVETAILSQWMHREQLDLTYARWKDGRKEGEVDLVLVDDKNYKPVWGVEIKWSNRYFNKPQELKSLIKFCETNKLKAAVVTSIDQIGMKETKDLRFTFLPASIYAYNIGEITLRMKTNN
- a CDS encoding DUF4249 domain-containing protein, which translates into the protein MNKLPISICLGIFFLACVSPFDYQVKNENKKLVVEGRIFDVDSCYVKVNYSSEGQSYAGLSPISDAIVKVIENGTTAIHFRFHGGAKAFLPENKSFRGTVGNSYQLKIDLPDGNVYTSTRDTLLAAQKPLNITNRFNSTESTMEILVNLGEKKIPPKYQYFNFINYKRANYCASCPNSVRYDKDGNSCTSLFKNCNSTPLNTYSPAGYYGFPCYQVNTCWNYKLIQKFRIFSDKDLANGTNNDINIFRIPRSTTEAYFLEIHQNNIHEEAYEYFKLFESFSNSGSLFDPTPPAIVGNIYNQNNVNDIALGYFLVAGQQVYGLWVKRDEVNAPLITKDPSKEYFEEISNVPSFLYSPGCTSPPPANCQIDGIRTNIKPKDWDSFL